Proteins encoded within one genomic window of Oncorhynchus masou masou isolate Uvic2021 chromosome 1, UVic_Omas_1.1, whole genome shotgun sequence:
- the LOC135543942 gene encoding transcriptional and immune response regulator-like → MTSYIVSSDSRRVSPSVHGNKFDTAYRKKAVPNIFENVNQDAVMRLFEKTGDKKAEERVRSIFSFTQDPAETAKALMALKQRKKDKFFQIVGLVRHMLKLR, encoded by the coding sequence ATGACGAGCTACATTGTATCCTCCGACTCTCGCCGTGTCAGCCCATCGGTCCACGGGAACAAATTCGACACTGCCTACCGCAAGAAGGCCGTGCCCAACATATTCGAGAACGTCAACCAGGACGCGGTGATGAGGCTGTTCGAGAAAACCGGGGACAAGAAagcggaggagagggtgaggagtaTCTTCTCCTTCACGCAGGACCCAGCGGAGACGGCCAAAGCTCTGATGGCGCTCAAGCAGCGAAAGAAGGACAAGTTCTTCCAGATCGTGGGCCTGGTTCGCCACATGCTGAAACTGCGTTGA